A region from the Coffea eugenioides isolate CCC68of chromosome 9, Ceug_1.0, whole genome shotgun sequence genome encodes:
- the LOC113783497 gene encoding mediator of RNA polymerase II transcription subunit 19a-like, whose protein sequence is MDLAKPMFGRGPSELCGAVDLISRYKLWPHHDYFCKRPPPLSLSESPYLSNLVGDLQIRKGEGMELGQLLQGTSCTGDRNEHMHRFDLDILSEAFQIKETTDFDLAYVAASKFKSKGVRKHERRKDMRAQKKKDIKKPKGCHNRTSIQKEE, encoded by the exons ATGGATCTTGCAAAACCAATGTTTGGAAGAG GACCTAGTGAACTTTGTGGGGCAGTTGATCTTATAAGTCGTTATAAACTTTGGCCCCATCATGATTATTTCTGTAAGAGGCCGCCACCTTTATCACTTTCTGAGTCTCCATACCTTAGTAATCTGGTCGGAGACCTACAGATTAGAAAAGGAGAAGGAATGGAACTTGGTCAGCTCTTGCAGGGTACATCCTGTACGGGAGATAGAAATGAGCACATGCATCGTTTTGACTTGGATATTCTTAGTGAGGCGTTTCAGATTAAGGAGACAACAGATTTCGACCTTGCCTAT GTGGCAGCATCCAAGTTCAAATCCAAGGGTGTGAGAAAACATGAAAGACGCAAAGATATGCGTGCACAGAAGAAAAAGGACATTAAGAAGCCAAAAGGCTGTCACAATAGAACCAGCATTCAGAAAGAGGAATGA
- the LOC113783496 gene encoding phospholipase A1-Igamma1, chloroplastic, with protein MKAIHSLHQNLPATNLPNPYRLPLRIESYQDFKIEARPRQKPPNRAVRLAESWSSSLQLQIETAIHKSLSHSNKHNNLVNFEDMQNTPTMSPKEDISEKWQEIHGSSEWDTLIDPLHPWLRREIIKYGEFAQATYDAFDFDPFSEYCGSCRYNRHKIFDKLGLSKSGYKVSAYIYAMSQIDLPRWLERSQLVDTWSKDSNWMGFVAVSDDEESKRIGRRDIVVAWRGTVAATEWYEDFQRKLQPIGEGDAKVEHGFLSIYTSKSDFTRYNKSSASEQVMKEVRNLVHFYKSKGEEVSLTITGHSLGGALALLNAYEAAASFPGLPVSVISFGAPRVGNIAFRDELYQMGVKTLRVTIRQDFVPRMPGIVFNESLQRFDDLTGTLEWIYTHVGVELKLDIRSSPYLKRGFNLMGFHMLETYLHLVDGFLSTTSTYRSDARRDAALVNKACDMLIDELRIPPSWYQLANKGLECNAHGRWVKPKRDPEDIPSPTVELHSQNHVFDMQTHYALEPLFAS; from the coding sequence ATGAAAGCAATACACAGCCTTCATCAGAATCTCCCAGCTACAAATCTTCCCAACCCCTACAGGCTTCCATTGAGAATTGAATCCTATCAAGATTTCAAGATTGAAGCCCGGCCACGCCAAAAGCCTCCTAACAGGGCAGTTCGGCTAGCTGAATCATGGTCAAGTTCGTTACAGCTCCAGATTGAAACAGCAATTCATAAGAGCCTTAGCCATTCCAACAAACACAACAATCTTGTGAACTTTgaagacatgcaaaacacaccaACCATGTCACCTAAGGAAGACATATCAGAAAAATGGCAGGAAATCCATGGTTCTAGTGAATGGGATACTCTCATTGATCCATTGCATCCATGGCTTCGTAGGGAGATAATCAAATACGGAGAATTCGCGCAAGCAACGTATGATGCTTTCGATTTTGATCCCTTCTCGGAGTATTGCGGGAGCTGTAGATATAATCGTCATAAAATTTTTGACAAGTTAGGCCTTAGCAAGAGCGGCTATAAGGTTAGTGCATACATTTATGCCATGTCACAGATAGACTTGCCTCGATGGCTCGAGAGGTCACAGTTGGTCGATACATGGAGCAAAGATTCAAACTGGATGGGGTTTGTAGCTGTAAGTGATGATGAAGAGTCTAAAAGAATTGGAAGAAGAGACATTGTGGTGGCTTGGCGTGGAACTGTAGCAGCAACAGAGTGGTACGAGGATTTTCAGCGAAAACTGCAGCCTATAGGGGAGGGAGATGCCAAAGTCGAACATGGATTTCTTAGCATTTACACATCTAAGTCTGATTTCACTAGGTACAACAAGTCTAGTGCATCGGAGCAAGTCATGAAAGAAGTGAGAAATCTCGTGCATTTCTATAAAAGCAAGGGCGAAGAAGTTAGTCTTACCATAACTGGACACAGTCTAGGTGGTGCATTGGCTCTCCTCAATGCCTACGAGGCTGCAGCTTCCTTTCCAGGCCTCCCAGTTAGTGTCATATCCTTTGGTGCGCCTCGAGTTGGTAATATTGCTTTCAGAGATGAACTTTACCAAATGGGCGTTAAGACTTTACGAGTCACAATAAGGCAAGATTTCGTGCCTCGAATGCCTGGAATAGTTTTTAATGAAAGCTTGCAAAGGTTTGATGATTTGACTGGGACCTTAGAGTGGATTTATACACATGTTGGAGTAGAATTGAAGCTTGATATCAGGTCTTCACCTTACCTAAAAAGGGGGTTCAACCTGATGGGGTTTCATATGCTTGAGACATATCTTCATCTTGTGGATGGATTCCTTAGCACAACCTCAACATATCGATCTGATGCCAGAAGGGATGCAGCATTGGTTAACAAAGCTTGTGATATGCTAATTGATGAACTCAGAATTCCTCCCAGTTGGTATCAATTGGCCAACAAAGGTTTGGAATGCAATGCTCATGGGAGGTGGGTAAAGCCCAAAAGGGATCCTGAAGATATACCATCACCTACTGTGGAATTGCATAGCCAGAACCATGTATTTGACATGCAAACGCATTATGCACTTGAACCATTGTTTGCTTCCTGA